In Antennarius striatus isolate MH-2024 chromosome 10, ASM4005453v1, whole genome shotgun sequence, one DNA window encodes the following:
- the med12 gene encoding mediator of RNA polymerase II transcription subunit 12 isoform X2: MMAAFGILSYEHRPLKRPRLGPPDVYPQDPKQKEDELTALNVKQGFNNQPAVSGDEHGSAKNVNFNPSKISSNFSSIIAEKLRYNTFPDTGKRKPQVNQKDNFWLVTARSQSSINNWFTDLAGTKPLTQLAKKVPIFSKKEEVFGYLAKYSVPVMRSAWMIKMTCAYHAAITETKVKKRHVIDPCIEWTQIITKYLWEQLQKVAEFYRQFPSQGCSSPLPATPADVETAMKQWEYNEKLAMFMFQDGMLDRHEFLTWVLECFEKVRPGEDELLRLLLPLLLQYSGEFVQSAYLSRRLAYFCTRRLNLLLSDGSLGPGTGGHPSHGILAQQGNALPPTPTSQPAGGNQPQTPFTDFYICPQHRPLVFGLSCMLQSIVLCCPSALVWHYSLTDSRNKTGSPLDLLPIAPSSLPMPGGNTAFTQQVRTKLREIEEQVKERGQAVEFRWSFDKCQETTAGFTIGRVLHTLEVLDNHSFEKSDFNNSLDSLYNRIFGSGQSKDGHEMSPDDDAVVTLLCEWAVCCKRSGRHRAMVVAKLLEKRQAEIEAERCGESEVVDEKGSVSSGSLSAATLPVFQDVLLQFLDTQAPTLKPGNESERVEFSNLVLLFCELIRHDVFSHNIYMCTLISRGDLASDSHLPRPRSPSDEPSDESDRKEQDTGISGKNEDTGLSESMEIDHNSSANFDEMFSPPMHCESKGSPSPEKPAPEQDSKASCKDKGMDPTFPQLYEQPRHIQYATHFPIPQEESASHECNQRLVVLYGVGKLRDEARHAIKKITKDILKVLNRKSTAETGGEEGQKRKRSKPEAFPTAEDIFSKFQHLSHFDQHQVTSQVSRNVLEQITSFALGMSYHLPLVQHIQFIFDLMEYSLNISGLIDFAIQLLNELSLVEAELLLKSSSLVGSYTTSLCLCIVAVLRRYHSCLILNLEQTAQVFDGLRIVVKPGVNPADCSSAERCILAYLYDLYTSCSHLKNKFGEIFSEFCSKVKNSIYCNIDPSDSNMLWDPAFMMDAITNPSAHDFNHSMVGKILNDSPANRYSFVCNVLMDVCVDHRDPERVNDIGILCAELTAYCRSLSAEWLGILKALCCSSNNGNCGFNDLLCNVDVSDLSFHDSLATFVAILIARQCLLLEDLVRCVAIPSLLNAACSEQDSEPGARLTCRILLHLFKTPQRNPVPQDGVKSDKCPVGIRSSCDRHLLAASQNSIVVGAVFAVLKAVFMLGDAELRGSGLSHPAGLDDISEGRNVSIETASLDVYAKYVLKTICQQEWVGERCLKSLSEDSSALQDPVLVNIQAQRLLQLICYPHRQLDSDDGDNPQRQRIKRILQNMDQWTMRQSSLELQLMIKQSTNNELYSLLENIAKATIEVFQKSAEMNSSNPSGNGAAVQGGSASNNNSTTSKMKPILSSSERSGVWLVAPLIAKLPTSVQGHVLKAAGEELEKGQHLGSSSRKERDRQKQKSMSLLSQQPFLSLVLTCLKGQDEQREGLLTSLYSQLQQIVSNWREDQFQDDCKAKQMMHEALKLRLNLVGGMFDTVQRSTQQTTEWAVLLLDIISSGTVDMQSNNELFTTVLDMLSVLINGTLAADMSSISQGSMEENKRAYMNLVKKLRKELGDRQSESLEKVRQLLPLPKQTRDVITCEPQGSLIDTKGNKIAGFEKEGLQVSTKQKISPWDVFEGLKHSAPLSWGWFGTVRVDRKVTKFEEQQRFLLYHTHLKPKPRSYYLEPLPLPPEEEEPLTPVSQEPEKKMMEAVKPEKSVPAVPSDSNKKKSNKKKKTSATKTEDYVNRTPGGVSYGTSMPPELLQNHPYGRLPYVQQTMGMYTQNQPLPPGGPGLEPPYRPARNPPPKMLPPRPSYPAMMPGMQGSMPGMMGLDKQYPMGYKPQPTVPQGQILRQQLQVRLNQSMIGQQIRQITPNQPYTSMQASQNISQGYTTYGSHVGMQQHPSQGGGIVPSSYGNQNFQGTHPGANQAVVDPLRQIQQRPSGYVHQQAPGYAHNMQNTPRFSHQPIQQNAIMHGLSHMGGQGVHPGLRPNQMLAEQQQQQQQAAQQQQQYLRQQQALRQQAQQAQQQQQQQQQQQQQQQQQQQQQQQQQQQQPVQPQQVPPQQQVPQQQQQQQQQVTAVPPPGQAQNQGLGMQPLPPQQPMFPRQGMQQTQQQQQTAALVRQLQQQLSNTQPGQGTNSYY, from the exons ATGATGGCTGCTTTCGGGATCCTAAGTTACGAACACCGGCCATTAAAGCGGCCCAGGCTCGGCCCTCCGGACGTCTATCCTCAAGATCCAAAGCAGAAAGAG GATGAGCTGACTGCACTAAATGTGAAGCAAGGATTCAATAACCAGCCAGCTGTGTCTGGTGATGAACATGGCAGCgcaaaaaatgttaatttcaaCCCTTCAAAG ATTAGTTCAAACTTCAGTAGCATAATTGCTGAAAAGCTGCGATACAACACGTTTCCAGACACGGGGAAACGTAAGCCACAGGTCAACCAAAAGGATAATTTCTGGCTCGTCACAGCAAGGTCACAGAGCTCCATCAATAATTGGTTCACAGATTTAGCTGGGACTAAACCTCTAACGCAGTTGGCTAAAAAG GTTCCTATCTTTAGCAAAAAGGAAGAGGTTTTTGGATACCTGGCCAAGTACTCGGTACCTGTCATGCGTTCGGCGTGGATGATTAAGATGACCTGTGCGTATCACGCAGCAATCACAGAAACTAAAGTCAAGAAGAGGCATGTGATTGATCCATGTATAG AATGGACTCAGATTATTACAAAGTACCTTTGGGAGCAGCTTCAGAAGGTGGCCGAGTTTTACAGGCAGTTCCCAAGTCAAGGTTGTAGCTCCCCCCTGCCAGCCACCCCTGCTGATGTGGAGACGGCGATGAAGCAGTGGGAATACAATGAGAAGCTTGCCATGTTCATGTTTCAG GACGGAATGCTAGACAGACACGAGTTCCTGACTTGGGTACTGGAGTGTTTTGAGAAGGTCCGACCTGGTGAAGACGAGCTCCTTAGACTTCTCCTGCCGCTTTTATTACAG TACTCAGGGGAATTTGTACAGTCGGCTTACTTGTCACGGAGACTTGCTTATTTCTGCACGCGCCGCCTCAACCTGTTGCTAAGCGACGGGAGCCTGGGCCCTGGAACAGGAGGCCACCCATCCCATGGTATCTTGGCACAGCAAGGTAACgccctgccccccacccctaccTCACAGCCGGCAGGAGGGAACCAGCCCCAGACGCCCTTCACAGACTTCTACATCTGCCCTCAGCACAGGCCTCTAGTGTTTGGGCTCAGCTGCATGTTGCAG AGCATCGTGTTGTGTTGTCCCAGCGCTCTGGTGTGGCATTACTCCTTAACAGACAGCAGAAATAAAACTGGTTCGCCACTGGATCTCCTGCCCATTGCCCCTTCTAGCTTGCCCATGCCTGGGGGAAATACTGCCTTTACACAGCAG GTCCGTACAAAGTTGAGGGAGATCGAGGAGCAGGTCAAGGAACGAGGCCAGGCAGTGGAGTTTAGGTGGAGTTTCGATAAGTGTCAGGAGACCACAGCAG GATTCACCATCGGGAGAGTTCTCCACACCTTAGAAGTTTTAGATAATCACAGCTTTGAGAAGTCTGACTTTAACAACTCACTGGATTCACTTTACAACCGAATATTTGGGTCTGGCCAGAGTAAAGACGGCCATGAG atgtcaCCAGACGATGATGCGGTGGTGACCTTGCTTTGTGAATGGGCGGTGTGTTGTAAGCGTTCCGGCAGACACAGGGCTATGGTGGTGGCCAAGCTGCTGGAAAAGAGACAGGCTGAAATAGAAGCGGAG AGGTGCGGTGAGTCGGAGGTGGTGGATGAGAAGGGGTCCGTTTCATCTGGCTCTCTCTCAGCTGCCACGCTGCCAGTTTTTCAGGATGTGCTGCTACAGTTCCTTGATACCCAGGCCCCCACACTGA AGCCTGGGAATGAAAGCGAAAGAGTGGAGTTCTCTAACCTGGTCCTGCTCTTCTGCGAGCTCATCCGTCACGATGTCTTTTCCCACAACATCTACATGTGCACGCTCATTTCCCGCGGTGACCTGGCTTCAGACTCCCACCTGCCACGTCCACGCTCTCCCAGCGACGAGCCCTCTGATGAGTCAGACCGCAAAGAGCAGGATACGGGCATCAGTGGCAAGAATGAG GATACCGGTCTGTCGGAGTCGATGGAAATCGATCATAACTCCAGTGCAAATTTTGATGAG ATGTTCTCTCCTCCGATGCACTGCGAGTCCAAGGGGAGCCCCTCTCCTGAGAAACCGGCTCCAGAGCAGGACAGCAAGGCCAGCTGCAAGGACAAGGGCATGGACCCTACCTTCCCTCAGCTGTACGAGCAACCTCGACACATTCAGTATGCCACTCACTTCCCCATTCCACAG GAGGAGAGCGCCAGCCACGAATGCAATCAGCGGTTAGTGGTCCTGTACGGTGTGGGCAAACTGAGGGACGAAGCACGACACGCGATTAAGAAAATCACCAAAGACATCTTGAAGGTGCTCAACCGCAAAAGTACAGCAGAAACAG gaggggaggaaggacagaagaggaagaggagtaagCCAGAGGCCTTTCCCACAGCAGAAGATATCTTCTCCAAATTCCAACACCTCTCTCACTTTGACCAGCATCAGGTCACCTCCCAG gtgTCCAGAAATGTGCTGGAACAGATCACCAGCTTTGCCTTAGGGATGTCTTATCACCTGCCCCTCGTCCAACACATTCAGTTCATCTTTGACCTCATGGAGTACTCCCTCAACATTAGTGGCCTCATAGATTTTGCCATTCAG CTTCTGAATGAGTTGAGTCTGGTGgaagctgagctgctgctgaagtcGTCCAGCCTGGTGGGCAGCTACACCACCAGCCTGTGTCTGTGTATTGTAGCTGTGCTGAGGAGATACCACTCCTGCCTCATTCTAAATCTCGAGCAGACCGCACAAGTTTTTGATGG ATTACGCATCGTGGTGAAGCCCGGCGTGAACCCGGCAGACTGCTCCTCCGCTGAGCGTTGCATCTTGGCTTATCTTTATGACCTCTACACCTCCTGCAGCCACCTCAAGAATAAGTTTGGTGAAATCTTCAG CGAGTTCTGCTCTAAAGTGAAAAACTCCATTTACTGCAATATTGACCCATCGGACTCCAACATGCTTTGGGACCCTGCGTTCATGATGGACGCCATCACAAACCCCTCGGCCCACGACTTCAACCACTCCATGGTTGGCAAGATCCTCAATGACAGTCCTGCCAACCGCTACAGCTTTGTCTGTAATGTGCTCATGGATGtatgtgtggaccacagagacCCCGAGAG GGTGAATGATATTGGGATCCTGTGTGCAGAGCTGACGGCATATTGTCGCTCCTTGAGCGCAGAGTGGCTTGGCATCCTCAAGGCTCTCTGCTGCTCCTCTAACAATGGCAACTGTGGCTTCAATGATTTATTATGTAACGTAGAT GTTAGTGATTTGTCTTTCCATGATTCCCTGGCAACATTCGTAGCTATTCTCATAGCTCGACAGTGCCTACTCCTGGAAGACCTGGTTCGCTGTGTAGCCATTCCTTCTCTGCTCAATGCCG CCTGCAGTGAGCAAGATTCTGAGCCAGGAGCCCGACTCACCTGCAGGATTCTGCTGCACCTGTTCAAGACTCCACAGCGAAACCCTGTCCCCCAAGATGGTGTGAAGTCAG ATAAATGCCCAGTTGGCATCCGGTCATCTTGTGATCGCCACCTTCTTGCTGCCTCTCAGAACAGTATAGTTGTTGGGGCAGTGTTTGCAGTCCTGAAAGCTGTCTTTATGCTCG GTGACGCTGAGCTTAGAGGATCAGGACTGTCACACCCTGCAGGTCTTGACGACATATCTGAAGGGCGTAATGTCTCCATAGAAACAGCCAGCCTGGATGTATATGCAAAGTATGTTTTGAAGACGATCTGCCAGCAG GAGTGGGTTGGAGAACGGTGCTTAAAGTCTCTATCCGAGGACAGCAGTGCCCTCCAAGACCCGGTTCTTGTAAACATTCAGGCCCAACGACTGCTGCAGCTAATCTGCTATCCACATCGTCAGTTGGACAGTGACGATGGCGACAACCCTCAGAGGCAGCGCATCAAGCGCATCCTACAG AACATGGACCAATGGACAATGAGACAGTCGTCCCTGGAGCTGCAGCTGATGATCAAACAGAGTACAAACAAT GAGCTCTACTCGCTCTTGGAGAACATAGCCAAAGCTACCATAGAGGTATTCCAGAAATCAGCTGAAATGAACTCCAGTAACCCCTCAGGGAATGGTGCAGCGGTCCAAGGGGGCTctgcatccaacaacaacagcaccaCCAGCAAGATGAAGCCAATTTTGAG CTCATCAGAGCGATCTGGGGTGTGGCTGGTGGCTCCACTGATAGCCAAGCTACCAACGTCAGTACAAGGCCATGTACTGAAAGCAGcaggagaggagctggagaagggaCAACACCTGGGCTCCTCCTCACGTAaggagagagacaggcagaagCAGAAAAG taTGTCGCTCCTGAGCCAGCAGCCCTTCTTGTCGTTGGTGCTGACTTGCTTAAAGGGGCAGGATGAGCAGAGAGAAGGCCTTCTCACGTCGCTTTACAGCCAGTTGCAGCAGATTGTTTCAAACTGGAGAGAAGATCAGTTTCAGGATGACTGCAAGGCGAAGCAAATGATGCACGAGGCTCTGAAGCTACGTCTCAATCTC GTGGGTGGCATGTTTGACACGGTGCAACGCAGCACCCAGCAGACCACTGAGTGGGCTGTACTACTTCTTGACATCATCAGCAGTGGCACAGTTGACATGCAGTCCAACAA CGAGCTATTTACAACAGTGTTGGATATGTTGAGTGTTCTGATTAATGGCACACTGGCTGCCGACATGTCCAGTATCTCTCAGGGCAGCATGGAGGAGAATAAAAGAGCCTATATGAACCTGGTCAAGAAGCTCAGG AAAGAGCTCGGAGATCGTCAGTCAGAAAGTTTGGAAAAGGTTCGCCAGCTTCTTCCACTGCCAAAGCAAACCCGGGACGTCATCACCTGTGAACCTCAGGGTTCACTAATAGACACTAAAGGGAACAAGATTGCTGGTTTTGAGAAGGAA GGCCTTCAGGTATCAACCAAACAGAAGATTTCTCCATGGGATGTCTTTGAGGGCCTCAAACACTCAGCCCCTCTGTCTTGGGGCTGGTTTGGTACAGTTCGTGTGGATCGCAAGGTTACCAAATTTGAAGAACAGCAGCGTTTCCTGCTCTACCACACCCACCTGAAGCCCAAACCTCGTAGCTATTACCTGGAGCCTCTACCCCTACCCCCAGAAGAAGAGGAGCCCCTGACACCTGTCTCCCAGGAACCAGAGAAGAAGATGATGGAAGCAGTGAAGCCAGAAAAAAGTGTGCCTGCTGTGCCCTCTGACTCCAACAAGAAGAAAtcaaataagaagaagaaaacttcaGCCACTAAGACAGAG GACTATGTGAACCGAACACCAGGGGGTGTCAGCTATGGGACAAGCATGCCACCTGAGCTGTTGCAGAACCACCCCTATGGCAGGCTACCATACGTCCAGCAAACCATGGGCATGTACACACAAAACCAGCCTCTACCTCCAG GAGGTCCGGGATTGGAACCTCCATACAGACCTGCTCGCAACCCACCACCCAAAATGTTGCCCCCTCGACCCAGCTACCCTGCCATGATGCCGGGCATGCAAGGAAGCATGCCCGGCATGATGGGTCTGGACAAGCAATACCCAATGGGTTATAAACCCCAGCCAACCGTGCCGCAGGGCCAGATACTGAGACAGCAGTTACAGGTCAGATTG AATCAAAGCATGATAGGGCAGCAGATTAGACAAATAACACCTAACCAACCGTACACATCAATGCAGGCATCTCAG AACATATCTCAGGGCTATACCACATACGGATCACACGTGGGGATGCAGCAGCATCCATCCCAAGGTGGTGGTATAGTTCCCTCCTCCTATGGGAACCAAAATTTCCAGGGCACCCATCCTGGAGCCAACCAAGCTGTGGTGGATCCCTTGAGACAAATTCAGCAGAGACCCAGTGGTTACGTTCACCAGCAAGCTCCAGGCTACGCACACAATATGCAGAACACACCGAG GTTCTCCCACCAGCCCATCCAACAGAATGCCATCATGCATGGTCTCAGTCACATGGGAGGCCAGGGGGTCCACCCTGGCTTGAGGCCCAATCAGATGCTGGcagaacaacagcagcagcagcaacaagcagcacagcaacagcagcagtacCTCAGACAACAACAAGCACTCAGA CAGCAGGCCCAACAAGctcaacaacagcaacaacaacagcagcagcaacagcaacaacagcaacagcaacaacagcagcagcaacaacagcagcagcagcagccggtcCAGCCCCAGCAGGTTCCTCCTCAACAGCAAgttccacagcagcagcagcagcagcaacagcaggtGACAGCAGTGCCCCCTCCAGGTCAGGCACAGAACCAGGGCCTGGGCATGCAGCCTCTTCCTCCCCAGCAACCCATG TTTCCACGACAGGGAATGCAGCagactcagcagcagcagcagactgcaGCTCTGGTCAGACAGCTGCAACAGCAACTTTCAA acacacaaccaggaCAGGGCACCAACTCATATTACTGA